One part of the Paraglaciecola sp. L3A3 genome encodes these proteins:
- the lgt gene encoding prolipoprotein diacylglyceryl transferase — protein sequence MEYFTWNVDPVLISLLGLKIHWYGALFATAILSGLQVMKWIFKQEKANLELLDSLLVYCVIGIILGARLGHCIFYDPAYYFSNPLKIIAIWEGGLASHGGGLGVILAVYLFQRKYKISYLWLLDRLAIATALFGFFVRSANFMNSEIIGIQTNVKWAVIFERIDSLPRHPAQLYEALSYLTIFAVLIGLYRLTNIKQYSGALLGSFLSLVFTARFLIEFVKVKQAAYNSDVWLNTGQALSIPFFLMGLYLIFASLYKKKHSA from the coding sequence ATGGAATATTTTACGTGGAATGTTGATCCAGTATTAATCTCACTTTTAGGCTTAAAAATTCACTGGTACGGTGCTTTATTTGCTACTGCGATATTATCTGGTTTGCAAGTAATGAAATGGATATTTAAACAAGAAAAAGCCAACCTGGAATTATTGGATTCTTTATTAGTATATTGTGTCATAGGGATAATTTTAGGCGCTAGATTAGGCCATTGTATTTTTTATGACCCAGCATATTATTTTAGCAACCCACTTAAGATTATTGCTATTTGGGAGGGCGGTTTAGCTAGTCATGGCGGCGGATTAGGAGTCATTCTAGCGGTTTACTTATTTCAGAGAAAATACAAAATTAGCTACTTATGGTTATTAGACCGTTTAGCCATAGCCACAGCCTTGTTTGGTTTTTTTGTACGCTCAGCTAATTTTATGAACTCAGAAATTATTGGTATCCAAACAAATGTTAAATGGGCTGTTATATTCGAAAGAATCGATTCGTTGCCTAGACATCCAGCTCAACTATACGAAGCCTTATCCTATCTCACTATTTTTGCGGTACTTATCGGCCTATATCGACTGACTAACATCAAACAGTATTCTGGGGCATTACTGGGTAGTTTTTTAAGTTTAGTATTCACTGCTAGATTCTTAATTGAATTTGTTAAAGTTAAACAAGCGGCTTATAACAGTGATGTTTGGCTCAATACAGGGCAAGCTTTAAGTATTCCATTCTTTTTAATGGGGCTTTATCTAATTTTTGCATCTTTGTACAAAAAGAAACATAGCGCTTAG
- a CDS encoding DUF1059 domain-containing protein, translated as MKTMTCKQLGGACDLAFTASSFEDLVTQSKMHGMQMFQQQDAQHMEAMGKVQMLMMNPQAMQEFMDAKRAEFDALPED; from the coding sequence ATGAAAACAATGACTTGTAAACAATTAGGTGGTGCTTGTGACTTAGCTTTTACTGCTTCTTCTTTTGAAGATTTAGTGACTCAGAGTAAAATGCATGGCATGCAAATGTTTCAACAACAAGATGCACAACATATGGAAGCTATGGGTAAAGTTCAAATGTTGATGATGAACCCACAAGCTATGCAAGAATTTATGGATGCAAAACGGGCTGAGTTTGACGCCTTGCCTGAAGATTAA
- a CDS encoding thioesterase family protein: MHIDQLLHSIDTQMNDNQLTAKLSVSESWSQGRTLFGGLSAALTYHAMKHAITKEQLLRSLNTNFIGPIKLGEEFEITIEVLRRGKNVTQILGRINQDGKAVLSSLACFGTARRSKIEIKNNLQHCMPPPKKANFLPQIPKVTPKYLAQFQLAKTKGGWPFTGNKEASVQGWMRFATPPEVFSDTHLVAIIDIWPPTILQMFKLPKMASTMSWNLEFIHPHLPIANDDWCAYQATTRQASDGYAHTEANVWDAKGELIAISRQVVTVFG, translated from the coding sequence ATGCATATCGATCAACTTTTACACTCAATTGATACTCAAATGAATGACAACCAGCTGACAGCTAAACTATCAGTATCTGAGTCTTGGTCTCAAGGTCGTACCCTATTCGGCGGCTTATCCGCGGCATTAACCTATCATGCGATGAAACATGCAATAACAAAAGAGCAGTTACTTAGAAGCCTAAATACTAATTTTATTGGTCCAATCAAGCTGGGTGAAGAATTTGAAATCACAATTGAAGTATTACGGCGTGGCAAAAACGTTACTCAAATATTAGGCAGAATAAACCAAGACGGCAAAGCAGTATTATCATCTTTAGCCTGTTTTGGGACAGCAAGACGATCTAAAATAGAGATAAAAAATAATTTACAGCATTGTATGCCGCCGCCAAAAAAAGCTAACTTTTTACCTCAAATACCTAAAGTAACGCCTAAATATTTGGCTCAATTTCAGTTAGCAAAAACTAAAGGCGGTTGGCCATTTACTGGGAATAAAGAAGCCAGCGTGCAAGGTTGGATGCGCTTCGCCACGCCTCCTGAGGTCTTTAGCGATACACATTTAGTGGCTATTATTGATATATGGCCACCGACTATTTTACAAATGTTTAAGTTACCTAAAATGGCTAGCACTATGAGTTGGAATCTGGAATTTATTCATCCTCATTTGCCGATTGCTAATGACGACTGGTGTGCTTACCAAGCAACAACCAGACAAGCCTCTGATGGTTATGCCCATACCGAAGCGAATGTTTGGGACGCAAAAGGAGAGTTAATCGCTATAAGCAGACAAGTTGTTACTGTGTTTGGATAA
- a CDS encoding GlxA family transcriptional regulator yields the protein MYNVAILAYNNIAIFELSCAIEIFALPRPEYTDWYQTEVISFDSQPIKATGGVSLYAKCTDDLQQYDMLIIPSWDINNNHVRLDMAEKISHFAESGKRIISFCSGSFLLAQLGLLQNKRATTHWRYAEIFKLRFPKVEFVDDVLYTQDSNISCSAGSAAGLDLGIEIVRQDFGHKIANQVARRLVISPHRSGGQSQYIETPLVKQNGAFSETLDWAIENINKPLTVDTLASQANMSRRSFDRHFKKALGISPKAWLNQQRVNLAKQLLETENLTVEQLAQKIGYDNGITFRFNFNKYVGVAPSRYQAQFSINK from the coding sequence GTGTATAACGTTGCAATTTTAGCTTATAACAATATCGCCATTTTTGAATTATCCTGTGCGATTGAAATTTTTGCTTTACCTCGCCCCGAATATACTGATTGGTATCAGACTGAAGTGATATCTTTTGACTCACAACCAATAAAAGCAACAGGTGGAGTTTCTCTTTACGCTAAATGTACCGATGATCTGCAGCAATACGATATGCTAATTATTCCCAGTTGGGATATTAATAATAATCATGTTCGATTAGATATGGCAGAAAAAATCAGTCATTTTGCAGAATCCGGAAAACGTATTATTAGTTTTTGTTCCGGGTCATTTTTATTGGCCCAGTTAGGGTTGTTGCAGAATAAGCGAGCGACAACTCATTGGCGTTATGCTGAAATATTTAAATTAAGATTCCCTAAAGTCGAATTTGTGGATGATGTACTGTATACCCAAGATAGTAATATTAGTTGTTCTGCGGGCAGTGCCGCCGGCTTAGATTTAGGCATTGAAATTGTACGTCAAGATTTTGGTCATAAAATTGCGAATCAAGTGGCTCGAAGACTGGTTATCTCTCCTCACCGAAGTGGCGGTCAGTCACAATATATTGAAACCCCTTTAGTTAAACAAAACGGCGCATTCAGTGAAACTCTAGATTGGGCTATAGAAAATATTAATAAACCACTTACTGTTGATACCTTAGCCTCTCAGGCAAATATGTCTAGGCGCAGTTTTGACAGACATTTTAAAAAGGCTTTAGGCATCAGTCCTAAGGCCTGGTTAAATCAGCAAAGAGTAAACCTAGCTAAACAATTGTTAGAGACTGAAAATTTAACTGTAGAGCAATTAGCGCAAAAAATTGGTTATGATAACGGTATTACTTTCAGGTTTAATTTTAATAAATATGTAGGTGTAGCGCCGAGTCGGTATCAAGCTCAATTTAGTATTAATAAATAA
- a CDS encoding response regulator codes for MNSQLAKKTKVLIVDDQALAKGYMKYSLEELGFSDITYVDKINLALTAIRNKRYDLIICSYNLKREQDGYYFYDEIKTNGELPLSTAFVFISADTNSDLVQSIIELQPDDFLAKPFTVKDLDRRLGRVLARKAALHDIYLAIEVNQYEKALSQVELFLATPKNAEFFPIALKIKGEMLTASGQFQQAKEFYLAVLKVQTFTWAQLGLVNSYLRLDEDESAEKLVLRLAFKPTSQLAAYDLLTALQIKQNDFDTALECVLMATEISPRSIRRHKTAMDLSRITHDYETQFDAAKKIVRFAKNSIHDKPENYLNVARSGIDYAMTTDADDTDRLIRQAKEYVRQLKQAFPKAEMDEQLQVINARIYYLNDEKDNALSLLEQLNEDNWDNDSVDSLLDKAKIFHDLGLHERSQSVLEQIENRCKSGTEQGEIFLHYIHQEKEEKSNIKQSSKELNNNAVNYYQKGDLDNALETFTQAFTLMPKSTSISLNLLQVIALKASKLGLNSTSSMLLRKCIKNIENNKLTEEQQERYHKIRLTLDEAR; via the coding sequence ATGAATTCGCAACTCGCTAAAAAGACTAAAGTACTGATAGTTGATGACCAAGCTTTAGCTAAGGGATATATGAAATATTCCTTAGAGGAGTTAGGGTTTAGCGACATTACTTACGTAGATAAAATAAACTTGGCGTTAACAGCGATCAGGAACAAACGTTATGACCTAATCATTTGTTCATATAACCTGAAACGAGAACAAGACGGTTATTATTTTTACGACGAAATTAAGACCAATGGTGAATTACCTCTAAGTACTGCTTTTGTGTTTATTAGTGCCGATACCAACTCTGATTTAGTACAAAGTATCATTGAATTGCAACCAGATGACTTTCTCGCTAAACCTTTTACAGTAAAAGACTTAGATCGAAGATTAGGCCGAGTATTAGCACGAAAAGCAGCACTACATGACATATATTTAGCTATCGAAGTTAATCAATATGAAAAGGCCCTATCACAAGTTGAACTTTTTTTAGCAACGCCTAAAAATGCAGAGTTTTTTCCCATAGCATTAAAAATTAAAGGCGAAATGTTGACAGCCTCAGGTCAATTTCAACAAGCCAAAGAGTTTTATTTAGCCGTATTAAAAGTACAAACGTTTACTTGGGCACAACTAGGGCTAGTCAATAGCTATCTTAGATTGGACGAAGACGAATCAGCAGAAAAGTTAGTCTTACGTTTAGCCTTTAAGCCCACCTCGCAGCTTGCTGCCTACGATTTATTAACCGCCTTACAAATAAAACAAAATGACTTTGACACCGCATTAGAATGTGTATTGATGGCCACTGAAATTTCCCCTAGAAGTATTCGCCGTCATAAAACTGCTATGGATTTATCTCGCATCACTCATGACTACGAAACTCAATTCGATGCAGCTAAGAAAATAGTGCGATTTGCCAAAAACTCGATCCATGACAAACCTGAAAACTATCTAAATGTAGCTCGCTCAGGCATAGACTATGCGATGACCACAGATGCAGACGATACAGATCGTTTAATCAGACAAGCAAAAGAATATGTTAGACAACTGAAACAAGCTTTCCCAAAAGCGGAAATGGACGAACAATTACAAGTCATTAATGCTCGGATCTATTATTTAAATGATGAAAAAGACAACGCTTTATCCTTGTTAGAACAGTTAAACGAAGACAATTGGGATAATGACAGTGTTGACTCATTGTTAGATAAAGCCAAGATATTTCATGATTTAGGACTACATGAGCGTTCGCAAAGCGTATTAGAACAAATTGAAAATAGATGTAAATCTGGGACTGAACAAGGTGAAATATTTTTGCACTATATTCACCAAGAGAAAGAAGAAAAAAGTAATATCAAACAGAGCTCCAAAGAACTCAACAATAACGCAGTAAACTATTACCAAAAAGGTGATTTAGACAACGCGCTAGAAACCTTTACCCAAGCCTTTACTTTAATGCCAAAAAGTACTTCAATATCCCTCAACTTATTACAAGTGATTGCATTAAAAGCCAGTAAATTAGGCTTAAACAGCACGTCTTCCATGTTACTAAGAAAGTGTATAAAAAACATTGAAAACAATAAGTTAACTGAAGAACAACAAGAAAGGTATCACAAAATACGTTTAACTTTAGACGAAGCTCGCTAA
- the glgC gene encoding glucose-1-phosphate adenylyltransferase has translation MAKQPSRYISNLTRDTYALILAGGRGSRLYELTNWRAKPALYFGGKFRIIDFPLSNCINSGIRNVGVVTQYKSHSLIRHLVRGWGHFKKELGESVEILPASQRFSDNWYEGTADAVFQNIDIIRDELPKFVMVLSGDHIYRMDYGNLIAKHAESGAKMTVCCIPVPLEEAAGQFGVMSVDENYKIIGFEEKPEHPTPLPNDPEKCLASMGNYVFDTEFLFEQLKRDAEKSGSERDFGKDIIPSIIADGSVYAFQFGSDDDETYWRDVGTLDSFWQANMELVAPVPALNLYDKKWPIWTYQEQLPPAKFVWEEDNRRGTAINSVVSGGCIISGATLRRSICFSNARVHSYSEIEDSVLLPDVEIERNCRIRKAIIDRGCIVPEGTVIGHSKEDDLARGFRVTDKGVVLVTREMLGLKVGY, from the coding sequence ATGGCAAAGCAACCATCTCGCTATATCAGTAATTTAACGCGCGACACTTACGCACTTATTTTAGCTGGCGGCAGAGGGTCACGACTCTATGAATTAACAAATTGGCGAGCAAAACCAGCATTATATTTTGGTGGTAAGTTTCGCATTATCGATTTCCCACTTTCCAACTGTATCAACTCAGGTATTCGAAATGTAGGGGTTGTCACTCAATACAAATCCCATTCGTTAATACGTCACCTCGTTAGAGGCTGGGGACATTTCAAAAAAGAACTAGGAGAATCAGTAGAAATATTACCCGCATCACAAAGATTTTCTGATAATTGGTATGAAGGAACTGCCGACGCAGTATTTCAAAATATCGATATCATCCGTGATGAGTTACCAAAGTTTGTAATGGTTTTGTCAGGTGATCATATTTATCGTATGGACTACGGTAACCTGATTGCTAAGCACGCAGAATCAGGTGCTAAAATGACAGTTTGCTGTATTCCCGTTCCATTAGAAGAAGCCGCTGGCCAGTTTGGTGTGATGTCTGTAGATGAAAACTATAAAATTATTGGCTTTGAAGAAAAGCCTGAACATCCAACACCTTTACCCAATGATCCAGAAAAATGTTTAGCCTCTATGGGCAATTATGTTTTCGATACCGAGTTTTTGTTTGAACAGCTCAAACGTGATGCAGAAAAGTCTGGTTCAGAAAGAGATTTTGGTAAAGATATTATTCCTTCAATTATTGCAGATGGTTCGGTCTACGCTTTTCAATTCGGTAGCGATGATGACGAAACCTATTGGCGTGATGTAGGTACTCTTGATTCGTTTTGGCAAGCCAATATGGAATTAGTCGCACCTGTACCAGCACTTAATTTGTATGACAAAAAATGGCCAATCTGGACATACCAAGAGCAACTACCACCAGCTAAATTTGTTTGGGAAGAAGATAACCGACGAGGAACAGCTATCAATTCAGTAGTATCTGGCGGCTGTATTATCTCAGGAGCGACACTCAGACGCAGTATCTGTTTTTCTAACGCCAGAGTGCATTCTTACAGTGAAATTGAAGACTCAGTATTACTGCCTGATGTTGAAATAGAAAGAAACTGTAGAATACGTAAAGCCATTATCGACCGAGGTTGTATAGTTCCTGAAGGAACAGTTATCGGCCATAGTAAAGAAGATGACTTAGCTCGAGGTTTTAGAGTCACAGACAAAGGTGTTGTTCTCGTAACGAGAGAAATGTTAGGACTGAAAGTAGGTTATTAA
- a CDS encoding PQQ-binding-like beta-propeller repeat protein → MKYNSRTLSPLLLISFLNFFSINVAAQTINIQEQWPMFGGPNGNGQVTTHNQLKNEWSVRTGKNIKWQVELPAGGQSGITVWQDQVFFTINRPLDTPALNKLEAQHQTAKLAYETEYTATITDLKQKNDKKLNELNLLVNKTANEWNKLIKERQVQKLAELNYRAKLKNPQWLALTKNKTDKLNYIFSQNKTLMTMYESLTQAENSLQQKGMGSDIILYSLNAITGTVQWQRTVKGTVEAMYNYTFSDATSPSPATDGKHVWVVNSAGGMAAFTMQGKPIWSRTFEPSKDAPFNKQYDTILYRKMIFNVEPKAQDDNSRIDNWNYLHAFDVKTGKRLWVSEDALTHYSTPVFSYTKEGIPAIMIGRGGPHDVPEKPEGLSLVDLRPATAGKSLWQWQAPHSTKPFGGTEIQNWNTNTAFWQQGFDFKTFEIYQLDSSSGKFKTKQNLHELSRYQFDLNLQDYVLQQNPNLQGHWDRQPYTQVVLNNKLYYMVRYQPYIAMHDLITGENTLLEIPTEVKREKGKTEQYVWKTMQTTDQLNSRGQRHNPEPRAQGDGTQKSFLGSPIVVNNKIFFTNAHGLTYVIDANVPFDPNALIAVNDIGQAGETVSLNAMAYSNGKLFHRSLKSIVCIE, encoded by the coding sequence ATGAAATATAACTCTCGCACATTATCCCCTTTATTACTCATATCTTTTCTGAATTTTTTTAGTATCAATGTGGCAGCTCAAACTATCAATATTCAAGAGCAGTGGCCTATGTTTGGTGGGCCTAATGGCAATGGCCAAGTCACCACTCATAATCAACTAAAGAATGAATGGTCTGTACGCACTGGCAAAAATATTAAGTGGCAAGTTGAGCTTCCTGCAGGAGGGCAAAGTGGTATTACGGTTTGGCAAGACCAAGTATTTTTTACTATTAATCGGCCCCTTGACACACCCGCTCTAAATAAGCTCGAAGCACAACATCAAACAGCTAAATTGGCATACGAAACTGAATACACAGCCACAATCACTGATTTAAAACAGAAGAATGATAAAAAGCTAAATGAACTCAATTTGTTAGTAAATAAAACGGCGAATGAATGGAATAAGCTTATAAAAGAAAGACAAGTCCAAAAACTAGCCGAACTGAATTATAGGGCCAAGTTAAAAAATCCCCAGTGGTTAGCGCTGACTAAAAACAAAACGGACAAACTAAACTATATATTCAGTCAAAATAAAACACTAATGACTATGTATGAAAGCTTAACTCAAGCAGAAAATAGCTTGCAACAAAAGGGGATGGGTAGTGACATAATTTTGTACAGTCTCAATGCAATTACAGGCACAGTTCAGTGGCAGAGGACAGTCAAAGGAACAGTAGAGGCAATGTACAATTACACTTTTAGTGATGCAACCTCTCCTTCTCCAGCAACGGATGGTAAACATGTTTGGGTAGTCAATTCAGCTGGCGGTATGGCGGCATTTACTATGCAAGGAAAACCCATCTGGTCACGTACTTTCGAACCATCAAAAGATGCACCTTTTAATAAACAGTACGACACAATTTTATATCGCAAGATGATTTTTAACGTTGAACCTAAAGCACAAGATGACAATAGCCGCATTGATAACTGGAACTATTTACATGCCTTTGATGTAAAAACAGGTAAACGCTTATGGGTAAGTGAAGACGCACTAACTCATTATAGTACGCCGGTTTTCTCATACACAAAGGAAGGGATACCAGCCATTATGATCGGTCGTGGTGGGCCTCACGATGTGCCAGAAAAACCTGAAGGCTTGAGTCTAGTGGATCTTCGTCCTGCTACAGCAGGCAAGTCATTATGGCAATGGCAAGCACCTCATTCAACTAAACCTTTTGGTGGCACCGAGATACAAAATTGGAATACAAACACAGCTTTTTGGCAACAGGGTTTTGATTTTAAGACCTTCGAAATTTATCAACTAGACAGCTCTAGCGGTAAATTTAAAACTAAACAGAATTTACACGAACTCAGCCGTTACCAGTTTGATTTAAATTTACAAGATTATGTCTTACAACAAAATCCTAACTTACAAGGTCACTGGGATCGCCAACCCTACACCCAAGTTGTACTTAATAATAAACTTTATTATATGGTGAGGTACCAGCCCTATATTGCAATGCATGATCTAATAACAGGAGAAAATACCTTGTTAGAAATTCCAACAGAGGTAAAGCGAGAGAAAGGCAAAACTGAGCAATATGTATGGAAAACAATGCAGACCACAGATCAACTAAATTCACGGGGGCAACGTCATAATCCAGAACCTAGAGCACAGGGTGACGGTACGCAAAAGTCCTTTTTAGGATCCCCAATAGTCGTGAACAACAAGATATTTTTTACCAATGCCCACGGCTTAACTTATGTGATTGATGCCAACGTACCTTTTGATCCTAATGCGTTAATTGCGGTTAATGACATAGGCCAAGCTGGTGAAACCGTTTCGTTAAATGCGATGGCATACTCTAATGGCAAATTATTTCACCGTAGTTTGAAATCAATTGTTTGTATTGAGTAA
- a CDS encoding multifunctional CCA addition/repair protein gives MQQYLVGGAVRDKLLGRPIKDRDWIVVGSTPAQMLDLGFQPVGADFPVFLHPKTKEEYALARTERKIGAGYTGFSCDASQEVTLEEDLLRRDLTINAMAMDDNGNIIDPYNGQTDLANKQLRHVSAAFSEDPLRVLRVARFAARYHDLGFNIATETLSLMQQMVESGELNHLTAERVWQETARALLEDHPEVYFENLRRCGALNVWFSELDILWGIPNPAKWHPEVDTGIHIMMVLQQVAKLSDKLPVRYAALVHDLGKGLTPIDNWPSHHGHEKLGLSAIRELSARLKAPNDCRELGLLVSEYHSHVHRAFDLKPSTILGMLNRCDVWRKPERFADLLLACKADARGRTSFENIPYEQADYIWQAYQAAVKVDIKLILDKGFSGAQIKKQLDQQRINVIAEMKKTIT, from the coding sequence ATGCAGCAATATTTAGTCGGTGGCGCAGTTCGCGACAAATTACTTGGCCGTCCTATCAAAGACCGAGACTGGATAGTGGTTGGTAGCACACCAGCACAAATGTTAGATCTAGGCTTTCAGCCTGTTGGTGCTGATTTTCCGGTTTTTCTTCATCCTAAAACAAAAGAAGAATACGCCTTGGCGCGAACCGAGCGTAAAATAGGAGCAGGCTATACAGGTTTTAGTTGTGACGCATCCCAAGAAGTGACCCTAGAAGAAGACTTACTTAGGCGTGACTTAACAATAAATGCCATGGCGATGGATGATAACGGTAATATTATCGATCCTTATAATGGACAAACTGACTTAGCCAATAAACAATTACGCCATGTCTCAGCCGCCTTTAGTGAAGATCCTCTGCGAGTTTTACGTGTCGCTAGATTTGCTGCCCGTTATCATGATTTAGGTTTTAATATAGCAACTGAAACCCTCAGTCTCATGCAACAAATGGTTGAAAGTGGGGAGTTAAACCATTTAACCGCAGAAAGAGTGTGGCAAGAAACAGCCCGAGCTCTTTTAGAAGATCATCCTGAAGTATACTTTGAAAACCTACGACGCTGTGGCGCGTTGAATGTCTGGTTTTCTGAACTTGATATACTTTGGGGAATACCTAACCCAGCAAAGTGGCACCCAGAAGTCGATACAGGTATACATATCATGATGGTGCTACAACAAGTAGCTAAGTTATCCGATAAGCTCCCTGTGCGTTATGCTGCTCTGGTACATGACCTAGGTAAAGGGCTAACCCCCATAGATAACTGGCCGTCGCACCATGGCCACGAAAAATTAGGCTTAAGTGCAATAAGAGAATTAAGTGCTCGCCTCAAAGCGCCTAATGATTGCCGAGAATTAGGCTTATTAGTCAGTGAATACCATAGCCATGTACACCGTGCCTTTGATTTAAAGCCAAGCACTATTTTAGGCATGTTAAACCGCTGTGATGTATGGCGAAAACCAGAACGTTTTGCCGATTTATTACTGGCCTGCAAAGCGGATGCCCGAGGTAGAACCTCTTTTGAAAATATCCCATATGAACAAGCCGATTATATATGGCAGGCTTATCAAGCTGCCGTTAAAGTCGATATAAAGCTTATTTTAGATAAAGGCTTTAGCGGCGCACAAATTAAAAAACAACTCGATCAGCAACGGATAAACGTCATTGCTGAAATGAAAAAAACTATCACTTAG
- a CDS encoding HDOD domain-containing protein, producing MKVEDYTVIANDVFVLPEAVMKIKQLIDDEATSMEDIADVINYDPAIMSQVLKISNSALYKFPSTITTVRKAIQVIGTRSVYDLVLAYGVTQAFKDIDTTVVDLERFWELGVNCALLAKYFAEELGIKEAEKLFVCGLLHNLGELVLVQLNPELARKGSEVDEKCRPLAMQKKYLGFSYSAISAELLKQWGIPQDISDIISHIHVSERPAETKEQKIIQLSYILALNNVYGDYYSKYDDITPDMYESLGLELESVDNALDFSNLQLMSALALFSPSSFSLF from the coding sequence ATGAAAGTAGAAGATTATACAGTTATAGCTAATGATGTTTTTGTGCTTCCTGAAGCTGTGATGAAAATAAAACAGTTAATCGATGATGAGGCAACTTCGATGGAAGATATTGCTGATGTCATTAATTATGATCCTGCGATCATGTCTCAAGTGTTAAAAATTTCTAATAGTGCCTTATATAAATTTCCTAGTACTATTACAACAGTCAGAAAAGCTATTCAGGTTATAGGTACTCGTTCCGTTTATGATTTAGTTTTAGCCTATGGTGTTACTCAGGCTTTTAAAGATATTGATACCACAGTGGTTGATTTGGAAAGGTTTTGGGAGTTGGGTGTTAACTGCGCCTTATTAGCTAAATATTTTGCTGAAGAACTCGGTATTAAAGAGGCAGAGAAGTTATTTGTTTGTGGTTTGTTACATAATCTAGGGGAATTGGTGTTAGTTCAACTCAATCCAGAACTGGCACGTAAAGGATCTGAAGTGGATGAAAAATGTCGTCCTTTAGCTATGCAGAAAAAATATCTTGGTTTTTCATATTCAGCCATATCAGCTGAACTATTAAAACAGTGGGGAATACCGCAGGATATTTCAGATATCATAAGTCATATTCATGTCAGTGAGCGGCCTGCTGAAACCAAAGAGCAAAAAATTATTCAGTTAAGTTACATTTTGGCGCTGAATAATGTGTATGGTGACTATTACTCTAAATACGATGATATTACTCCGGACATGTATGAAAGCTTGGGTCTAGAATTAGAGAGTGTAGACAATGCCCTGGATTTCAGTAACTTGCAATTAATGAGCGCCCTTGCTTTATTTAGCCCATCATCCTTTTCACTTTTCTAG
- a CDS encoding dUTP diphosphatase, with the protein MLTSLQLSTMLNLQDGMNKKVNPEWLNAGYAYLRAAMIESVEGIEHHGWKWWKAQQKDLPQLQMELVDIWHFALSEIIIGFKGDVQESAKTIAQELASGRNQVTFDGKDYHFSQLGILDNLQLMAGLCAAKRFDVPLFIQIVEQAEMNSDELYRQYVGKNILNFFRQDHGYKDGSYIKVWNGREDNEHLVDVLNSLDINLTNYSDQVYAGLKQAYPS; encoded by the coding sequence ATGTTAACTTCGCTGCAACTTTCAACAATGTTAAACCTACAAGATGGTATGAACAAAAAGGTCAACCCTGAGTGGCTAAATGCAGGTTACGCTTATTTGCGCGCAGCCATGATTGAATCGGTTGAAGGGATTGAACATCACGGTTGGAAATGGTGGAAAGCACAGCAAAAGGACTTACCTCAATTACAAATGGAATTGGTTGATATATGGCACTTTGCCTTATCCGAGATCATCATTGGTTTTAAGGGAGATGTACAAGAATCGGCTAAAACCATAGCCCAAGAGTTAGCATCTGGCCGTAATCAAGTGACATTTGATGGTAAAGATTATCATTTCAGCCAATTAGGTATTCTCGACAACTTACAATTAATGGCCGGCTTGTGTGCGGCAAAACGTTTTGATGTACCTTTGTTTATCCAAATAGTTGAACAAGCTGAAATGAATTCTGACGAACTATACCGTCAGTACGTTGGCAAAAACATCTTGAATTTCTTCCGTCAGGATCACGGATATAAAGATGGTAGTTACATCAAAGTATGGAACGGTCGTGAAGATAATGAACACTTAGTTGATGTCTTAAATAGTTTAGACATCAACCTAACAAATTACAGTGACCAAGTTTATGCTGGACTAAAACAAGCTTATCCAAGCTAA